From a region of the Hevea brasiliensis isolate MT/VB/25A 57/8 unplaced genomic scaffold, ASM3005281v1 Scaf5, whole genome shotgun sequence genome:
- the LOC110642719 gene encoding NAC transcription factor 47, with protein MKNPQSSLPPGFRFHPTDEELILQYLKKKIASIPFPVSIIADVDIYKFDPWDLPAKAAFGEKEWYFFSPRDRKYPNGARPNRAAASGYWKATGTDKVIVASSTMPAGGGGGGVGVQENIGVKKALVFYKGRPPKGIKTNWIMHEYRLADALAYNIKPVKPKDSSSTAMRLDDWVLCRIYKKTHASPPSSSSAAAAAASDHDQEEEEEEEGEEQFVQETHLPSLKNPLSNKSLMPQKSSSFSNLLDAMDYSILRSFLSDNQFNNPTGFDSTPSSVVNGAITEQPLFNNCNPHTNSGSSSYLIQKLPQLSTPIPNMENKLKRPFPSIDEDMNHYPSKKLINSCSFTNSNNQTDMAYHQYNVLNQPLLNQQLLLSPHLQFQS; from the exons TCATTGCAGATGTTGATATCTACAAGTTTGATCCATGGGACTTACCAG CTAAGGCTGCGTTTGGAGAGAAAGAATGGTACTTTTTTAGTCCTAGAGATCGAAAGTACCCGAATGGAGCTCGGCCTAACAGAGCAGCAGCTTCAGGGTATTGGAAGGCAACTGGAACAGACAAGGTCATAGTGGCATCGTCAACAATGCctgcaggtggtggtggtggtggtgtgggAGTGCAAGAGAACATTGGTGTTAAGAAAGCTCTCGTCTTCTACAAGGGAAGGCCTCCAAAGGGAATCAAGACTAATTGGATTATGCATGAATATCGCCTAGCTGATGCCCTCGCCTACAACATCAAACCTGTCAAACCTAAAGATTCATCTTCCACTGCAATGAGG CTTGATGATTGGGTTCTTTGCCGGATCTACAAGAAAACTCATGCTTCAcctccatcatcatcatcagcgGCAGCAGCAGCTGCTAGTGATCATGATCAAGaagaagaggaggaagaagaaggagaagaacaatttgttcaagaaaccCATTTGCCGAGCTTGAAGAACCCCTTAAGCAACAAATCTCTCATGCCCCAGAAATCATCTTCTTTCTCCAACCTACTGGACGCCATGGACTACTCTATATTGCGAAGTTTCCTGTCAGATAACCAGTTCAATAATCCAACTGGGTTTGATTCAACCCCATCATCAGTAGTCAATGGTGCAATAACAGAGCAACCTCTCTTCAACAACTGCAATCCTCATACCAATAGCGGCAGCAGCAGCTACTTGATTCAAAAGCTACCCCAGTTGAGTACTCCAATACCAAACATGGAAAACAAGCTTAAGCGCCCATTTCCTAGCATTGATGAGGATATGaatcattacccatcaaagaaACTCATCAATTCTTGCAGTTTCACCAACAGCAACAACCAAACTGATATGGCTTATCATCAATACAATGTCCTAAACCAGCCATTATTGAACCAGCAATTACTTTTGAGCCCTCATCTCCAGTTccagagttaa